tgtgtaaatacagTGCAATTGGTATATCAATGTCTAGGTCTGTTCAATCAGCCATATAATACGATACATGTAATGAAAGATGATGAAACTGAGCCATATATCCTGAAGACAGTACTTAACATATACACTAATATGTAATGAGCCGAATCGCCTCTGTATGCGTGaagacgtacatgtatacattcatagagACACacttgcatgtacacacacacacacatacacgcacacacacacgcacacacgcacacacacacacagttacgtgGACATTTTAGAGGTCTTTGCACACGACACCAAACAAAATGTCGGACAAGGTGTGATAGGGGACAAGTCAATATTTTCTGCCGGCGACACtgcaacgctctctctctctctctctctcctcttcctcctctctctctctctctctcctcttcctcctatctctctctctctctctgtctctcgctttctctttctctttctctctctctctctctctctctctctctctctctctctctctctctctctctctctctctctctctctctctctctctctctctctctctctctctctcttcctaacatctctcttctcttcttcctaacatctctctctctctctctctctctctctctctctctctctctatctctctctctctctctatctctatctctctctcttcctcccatctctctgtctctctctctctctctctctctctctctctctctctctctctctctctctctctctctctctctctctctctctctctctctctctctgtctctctgtctctctctctctctctctctctctctctctctctctctctctctctctctctctctctctctctctctctctctctctctctctctctccccctctctctctaataagaagagaaagagtaggagaaaatTAAGCGGAAGAAAAaggttgataaaaaagaaagaatataaaaggtaagtagaaaaagaagaggaggagtcagaagaagtagtagaagaagaagaaaaggaggagggacaagaaaaagagaaaaaggagaagtagcagtaggaggaggaggaacagggaaagaaagaagagtaggagccagaagaaatagaagaagtagaagaaaaggagaagggacaagaagaagaggaataggaggaggaagaggaggagcagggaaaaaaagaataggagccagaagaaatagaagaaaaggaggaggaggaagaagaagaggaataggaggaagaggaggaggaggagcagggaaaaaaaagtagaagccagaagaaatagaagaaaaggaggaggaggaagaagaaaagaagaggaataggaggaagagtaggaggaggaggagcagggaaataaagaagaataggagccagaagaaatagaagaagaaaaggaggtggagcaagaagaagagtaataggaggagtaggaagaggaggaggaggagtagcggGAGGTAGCGTGAGAcgaggatggggggagtggggtaggggtgggtgggggggggcgacacCAAGATGTCCCCGGCGACGCAGTGTCCGCCAGAGGGATACGCCTCCATTTTGTTTCTGTGCACCGGaagataatctttttttttctttttttaagtcttcTTTTACGCCATGACtttcgtctttttcattttccttttacttttacttttatcttatctaatttttgttttatcttctttgtttatttgtttgtttatctattttttcatatttattattttcggaAATAGTTTTAAGCAGGTTGTGGGTATAAATGGCGGTGTTTCGTCTCATGAACGCTTTTATTGGCTGTTTCGTTGCAGAGGAATATGCAAGGATGGTGTTATTACGAACAAGAAACAGGCAGCAACAAACAAACGCTAACacctgcacacaaacacgtatcaCCAACACAGCAACACCAAAACGCCAACACACCAAAAccaacacaccaccacaccagcgccaacacaccaccacaccagcgCCAACACACCACCGCACCAgcgccaccacaccaccacaccagcgccaacacaccaccacaccagcgCCAACACACCACCAGCGCCAACAGCTAAACACCAGCGCCAACACCAAAACGCCAGCGccaacacaccaccacaccaacaccaaaacaccaccacaccagcgccaacacaccaccacaccagcgCCAACAGCTAAACACCAGCGccaacacaccaccacaccagcgccaacacaccaccacaccagcgCCAACACGCCACCACACCAGCGcgaacacaccaccacaccagcgccaacacaccaccacaccagcgCCAACACGCCACCACACCAGCGccaacacaccaccacaccagcgCGAACACACCACCGCACCAGCGccaacacaccaccacaccaacaccaAAACACCAGCActaacacaccaccacaccagcgCATAACAAGATTATGCTCATCATCGACACACCAATAAACATCAACGCATATGCAAGTCAAGCATAATTAATGACCAACGCAATCAACAACATAATCACCTACAGAATTATCAAAAGTCCAACAATCACCAACACAATCGCTGACACAATCACAATCAGTCACCAACACAGCCACCAATCACCAACTAAATCACTGACATAATCACCAACACAGTCACCAACACAATCGCCAACACAACCACCAATCGCCAACACAGCCGCCAATCACCAAATCTGTAAATCATTTAACACAATCACCAACACAGCCACCAACACAGCCATCAATCACCAACACAATCCCCAACACAGCCACCAATCCCCAACACAGTCACCAATCCCCAACACAGTCCCCCCCTTTGGCCCCACCtctccaacaccaacacccaAACGCTGCGTCCCCCGTTGACAGCTGATCAATAtctgctgcttttttttttttttttttttttgcatctcgtCCCCTTTTGCGGCAGggagaggccagggggagggggacgggggggcgggggtcgtccattgggggtaggaaggggagggggttagggggggtcgtacattggggtaggaaggaggggttggggtcgtacattggggtaggaaggaggggttgggggtcgtacattggggtaggaaggaggggttggggtcgtacattgggataggaaggagggggttggggtcgtacattgggataggaagggagggggttggggtcgtacattgggggtaggaaggaggaggttggagtcGTACGattggggtaggaaggaggggttggggtcgtacattgggatagggaaggaggggttggggtcaTTACattggggtaggaagggagggagtttggGGTCGTACattgggataggaaggaggggttggggtcgtacattgggataggaaggaggggttggggtcgtACGattggggtaggaaggaggggtttGGAGTCGTACattggggtaggaagggaggggttggggtcgtacattgggataggaggaaggaggggttggggtcgtacattggggtaggaaggggaggggttggggtcgtacattgggataggaaggaggggttggggtcgtacattggggtaggaaggaggggttggagtCGTACattggggtaggaaggaggggttggggtcgtacattgggataggaaggaggggttggggtcgtacattggggtaggaaggaggggttggggtcgtACATGGGGGTAGGAAGGATGGGTTGGGGTCGTACattggggtaggaaggaggggttggagtCGTACattggggtaggaaggaggggttggggtcgtacattggggtaggaaggaggggttggggtcgtacattggggtaggaaggaggggttggagtCGTACattggggtaggaaggaggaggttggggtcgGGCattggggtaggaaggaggggttggggtccGTACAttgagggtaggaaggaggggttggggtcgtacattggggtaggaaggaggggttggggtcgtacattggggtaggaaggaggggttggggtctGTACattgggataggaaggaggggttggggtccGTACattggggtaggaaggagggggttggggtcgcacattggggtaggaagggaggggttggggtcgtacattggggtaggaaggaggggttgggggtcgtACATTGGGGGAAAGGGGACACAAAGCAGAAGAGAGTAagtaaggaaaaaggggaaaggagaaaaggaaaaaaggagtaaaaggggaaaaaaagaaaaaacagaggaggggagaaagaggaaaaggaaaagagataaaagggaatagcggagaaaaggaaaaggggaaaagaggaaacgaaaaaaaaggagaaggggaaaagagaaaatagggaagaatCAGAAACAGGAAAAGCAAGACAAGAACAGGGCGAgagctagggggggagggggagggaggagggagtagagatggaagagggaagagagggggaaggggggggggaataaaaaggaaaggaggacaagagagcaacgagaggagagggacaaggagggataagggtgggtaggagaggaggataaagaggataagagactaaaagaagaggaagaggaagaaaaggaaagcagaataaaggaagaagaggagaaggtaggaagaaaatgaagggaaaggaagagagaaatgaaaggggaaaataaagagggggagagagaaataagggggaaATATGAAGGTAATAACAAGAGGAGattaaaagagggggagagaaggaaaacagtaaaggtaagaggtaaaaaaagagaaataaaaaaaagaaaaaagaaaaaggagaaagaaagagtgaaaagaaagaggggagagatgtaagacaagggaggagaagggaggaaggggaaagtggttATCCAGAGTGCAgaacttccctccaccccctccccccctctccctcccctcccccttcctgactCCTTATTtctacccgagagagagagagagagagagagagagaaagagagagagagagagaaagagagagagagagagagagagagagagagagagagagagagagagagagagatatatatatatatatatatatatatatatatatatatatatatatatagagaaagagagagagagagagagagagagagagagagagagagagagacagagagaaagagagagagtaagagagagagagagagagagagagagagagagagagagagagagagagagagagagagagagagagagagacagagacagacagacagacagacagacagacagacagacagacagacagacagacagagacggacaaacagatagaaCGTTAGACAGTagtacacagaagaaaaaaaaagtaaaagaaagaaagttctAAAACAATTAgcagtaattaaataaataaataacaataaataacaacaacaatatctaaACGAAAAGAACATAAACGTAAATtggaaaataatagaaacaaaatgaaaacagaaaaaaacccaGAGCAGGTGAGAAACCTTTCCGAcatcactttctccccctcccccctccctctatagccctccttccctccttctgcccctccctctctcttccttccttcccttacccctccttcgtccctccatcccccccccccgtcgcatccctccttccctccctccctctcccagttccCTCCTCCAGCCACTCGGCCTCCAGCCCTCCTCTCCCAGTTCCCTCCTccagcactccctccctccctccctccctctcccagttcccctcctccagccctccctccctcccctccccctgcacttCCTACGAAGCCagacttcccctctcccccttgccccccccctccccccccctcccccacttcactCCCCAAAGCTCGATCTGTCAGTCTCCCGCCAATCCCTTGACAGCGGAGGAAACAATTGTGAATAATAACCGGCTTTTGCATAATTTCAGCATtgatacaccccctcctccctcctcccccccctcctactcccctcccctcctccttcctcctcctccttcctccctctcctctctcctctctctctctcccaccctcgtcctgccctctcccctcgccgtcttcccctcccctgGTCTGCTctggcccctctccctcctcaccaccctcctccccccctcccccctcctcctcgttgaAATTACAGAGATCCGGTCTCTATGGGTTGGACTGGGATCGGCTATTGCGGCTTACCTGTTTGAACGAccgggtgctctctctctctctctctctgtctctctctctctctctcttgggaacttgtctctctgtctctctttctctcttgcgaacttgtctttctgtctctctttctctctgtccctctctctctctctctctctctctctctgtctctctctctctctcttgggaacttgtctctctgtctctctttctctcttgccaacttgtctttctgtctctctttctctctgtctctctgtctctgtctgtctgtatttttgtctctctgtctctctgtctctctctctctctgtctgtctgtctctctctctctctctctcttgggaacttgtctctctgtctctgtctctgtctctgtctctctctctctctcttgcgaattttctctctctctctctctctctctctctttctctctctctctctctctctctctctctctctctctccctctctctatctctctctctctctttctctctctctctctcactctctctctccctctcgctatcgctctatctctctctctctctcgctatcgctctctctctctctctctctctctctctctctctctctcttgcgaacttgtctctcagtctctctctttctcatagttcttctccctctctctctctctctctatctgtctctctctctctgtttctgtctctgtctcattttctcttttttccccacttcctttctcttaatttctaATTTTCCCACAatctttttccttcgttctttttctcacctctttctatctctgtttctatctcatccccatttttcctctttctatctcctcttcctccgcactcttcattcctctctctctctctctctctctttcctccacattcccatttcatttcttttcttatattccatcctctttctttctcctttctctatccctccttctttctcctttctctatccctccttctttctcctttctctattcctccctctttctcctttctctattcctcccctcttctcctcctttctctattcctcgttctttctcctttctctatccctccctctttcttctttctctatccctccttctttctcctttctctatccctccttctttctcctttctctatccctccttctttctcctttctctatccctccctctttctcctttctctatccctccttctttctcctttctctattcctccttctatcgcatttccctctcatttccctctccgtaTTGGTGGCAGATGGGTAAAGTGGCGACTAAAAAACAGGTGTTTGCGGTTGGCTGCAGGTGGCAGGACAACGATTCCGACTTAATAGGTCTTGGGTAAAGCATGTggcctgtgagtgtgtggggttggtggggggtgggggtgggtgggggagtgttttgtgtggggggtggggtgtttgtgtgtgtgtggggtggggggtgggggtgtttgtgtgtgtgtgtgggggggggtgtttgtgtgtgtgtgtgggggggtgtttgtgtgtgtgggggtgggtggggggtggggggtgtttgtgtgggagggtgtgtgtgtgtgtgtgtgaggtggggtggggggtgggggtgtttgtgtgggagggtgtgtgtgtgtatgtgtgggagggtgtgtgtgtgtgtgtgttccctttgTTCTTTactgtttttatacattttcgtCTATTTTCCATcttgtttagttttatttacaTCTTTTGTTTGTCTGGCTATTGGTATGTCTATATTTGCGATTTTATTCTGTCTtcttattcatctacttatcctATGACACTTATTCATTAATCTGCTTATTTCTTCtccgccccttccttctccatcctcacccttcttccctcccccacccctatctccctccctcccccaccactacctccctccctcgctccgctttcccccctccctccccatctactttccctactttccctccccatccacctttccctccctccctcccctcaccgtcccctctgtccctccctcctcgctcccctttatccctccccccttcctcccctattccttgtttccctccttccctcccctcacaccctctgtccctccctctccctccctcctctccctctcacccctctgtccctccctccctccctctccacctcctctcttccctcactccctcccttttcaccccaAAACAAAGGACAAAAACACCCTTATACCTTATAAATACTAATACCAacgagaagccccccccccccctggctgcaAGAAAGGTCACCTATTAACCCCCTATCGTGACCATGAAAGTTCACGAAGGTCAACATATCCGTGTAGCAACAAATCGGTTATGAACAGATCACCTTTTTGGCGGAAAGGTCTTGACCATAAACTCGAATGCAAAATCACAGCAGAAAGGTCACCCACGTCTTCCCCCGCACTCAATAAAGGTCAAAAAGGTCATTAATAGGGTCAGCAGTTGGAGAAGTGTCGGACGGGTCAATTATTCTCGCCCaatattctttttgtttatgttttattctttttactcttaCTTTCCGTGGATAACGAAATATACTTGATAGAAGCTagaattttttttgtttgtttcttatataATTTCGGTCTTATTTCTCTCTGTGGATAAAGATTATACTTAATAGAAGCTAgatttttcttaattatcttgatatcttttattcttatttctctatGTGGATAAAGAAACATACTTGATAGAagctaattttttttatcttatacattttcattcttatttctctttctggataaaaaaaatatacttgaTAGAAGCttgttatttcttatctatcttccttatttttattcttatttctctctgaataattttcataatttcgttattatttctctctatggataaaatatataattgataGAGCCTTCATctttgtgtttattgtttattattttgcttttgtttattatcaattattcttatttcctctgtggataaagaaaacaaacttgatagaagcttcttttttttctaatatatttttattcttatttttctctctggatAAAAATTGTACTTGATAGAAGCTTGAATGTTTTTAttcatcttgtttatttttattcgtatttctctctgtgtataaaaaaaaaacttgacagaagcttttcttttctttttctttctaatatattgttattcttatttctctttctggatGAAAATTATACTTAATAgaaacctgatttttttttatctatctttcatttttattcttatttctctctgtcgATAAAAAACATACTTGATAGAGCCTTAATGTTGATGAGAAGAAAAACGACTTTATCTGTCTCTAGGatgagatagatggattgatagacgaAAATAATGAGAGGcaagagtatatacatacagaaagttGTATGGATAGAGAGGCAGAATGTTAGAcggatggatgagagagaaagtaagaaagtaataaagagagagagagagggagagggagagggagagagggagagagagagagagagagagagaaagagagagagagagagagagagagagagagagagagagagagagagagggggggagagggagagagagagagagagagagagagagagagagagagagagagagagagagagagagggggagggggagagggagagagagagagagagagagagagagagagagggggggagagggagagagagagagagagagagagagagagagagagagagagagagagagagagagagagagagagagagagagagagagagagagagagagagcgagagcgagagcgagagcgagagcaacaacaacaacaaaaacacaaaaagaaaaaaaaaaatctgcgaatGGCCACGCTGGTTTCCTTAATAAAAATCCTCGCCCAGTGCTATTCTCACACCATTCCGGATCCCCAGACCACACAATCCTcgaatttaatttctttttacgaCGATTTCCTGATGTACAATTATCTCGTTAATTAATAAGCAGAGTCAAAATAATCCTCTACCTTAATTTATCACAATACTCGCAACTATGCAATGGCCATTTAATACTCTAATTGCATAATAAATCTCTCATAGGTAGTAAGGACTCTGAATGCGCActtaattgataattgataaatggaaaataaacaaggaagtaaatagatagataaagaacgaTGAGTGAACCTCGCTCGATCGCCGATAGACAGAATCTATTAGTCAGACTTCTTTATTTGCGGTTATCAGGGGCGAGGTGAGTTCTTCGGAGGACATTGCAGATGGCTAATAGACTCCTAAATACGTGTTGGGTTGTTTTGCCTTCCtgcttactccttctcctttctctcctcttctccttttctctctttctctctctcattcttttttcttttctttttttttcgtatcttctctttttctctggctcttctccttttctct
Above is a genomic segment from Penaeus vannamei isolate JL-2024 unplaced genomic scaffold, ASM4276789v1 unanchor424, whole genome shotgun sequence containing:
- the LOC138860992 gene encoding uncharacterized protein, which gives rise to MAVFRLMNAFIGCFVAEEYARMVLLRTRNRQQQTNANTCTQTRITNTATPKRQHTKTNTPPHQRQHTTTPAPTHHRTSATTPPHQRQHTTTPAPTHHQRQQLNTSANTKTPAPTHHHTNTKTPPHQRQHTTTPAPTAKHQRQHTTTPAPTHHHTSANTPPHQREHTTTPAPTHHHTSANTPPHQRQHTTTPARTHHRTSANTPPHQHQNTSTNTPPHQRITRLCSSSTHQ